In Nematostella vectensis chromosome 2, jaNemVect1.1, whole genome shotgun sequence, one genomic interval encodes:
- the LOC5517868 gene encoding divergent protein kinase domain 2A isoform X1 produces the protein MHFGGILRKRRYICRLVLLLIVIISFSDLLLWLSYQDGRAIKWDFSSQHKLTFQEIGLNKCPACFGINLSICHKLLGGGVTVKSNTPWSEERIKGVSYGLWGAVKQRVVLKTLGTSSELTAFDNEICRGVGKDSNCKISQEAWDSDVLVPKPPLQDAVRKYFDCPSTRFLEKIESVYGQETPGQLSLVETIHLITGLHLNPELLLLQIFRQEEGWPFPRFYGVCGRIMVVEDSGPPISSFLEESWDVRAQIAVNLITLAHQLSSALDDWALYIADPAPGNFGVSDSGKVTLLDLEHLVVVDLSEVQMEEANDKPKPSDCSQPDCLSFSPSDMCSGGSRDHNYYAICQGVLAGSSRRQGLLHNPPVALKASLNQLLQDCTAQDMRNTREETAQKLSELLQGYL, from the exons ATGCACTTTGGCGGGATTCTCAGAAAGCGGCGGTACATTTGCCGATTAGTTCTCTTGTTGATTGTTATTATTTCGTTCTCAGATCTGTTACTATGGTTGTCGTATCAAGATGGTCGAGCGATAAAATGGGATTTTAGCTCACAACATAAACTGACATTTCAGGAGATCGGCCTAAACAAGTGTCCGGCATGTTTTGGCATCAACTTATCAATTTGTCACAAGCTACTTGGAGGGGGAGTAACTGTGAAGTCCAATACACCATGGTCTGAAGAGAGGATTAAAGGCGTCTCATACGGCTTGTGGGGTGCTGTCAAACAGAGAgttgttttgaaaactctcGGAACTTCATCTGAGCTTACTGCCTTTGACAATGAAATTTGCCGAGGTGTGGGAAAAGACTCTAACTGTAAAATAAGCCAGGAAGCGTGGGACTCGGATGTTCTTGTGCCAAAACCGCCGCTACAAGA TGCTGTAAGAAAATACTTTGATTGCCCATCAACCCGCTTCCTAGAAAAAATAGAATCTGTTTATGGCCAGGAGACACCTGGACAACTATCATTGGTTGAAACAATACATCTCATTACTGGACTTCATTTAAACCCAGAGTTGCTCTTACTTCAG ATATTCAGGCAAGAAGAAGGCTGGCCATTTCCACGATTTTATGGAGTTTGTGGTAGAATCATGGTTGTTGAGGACTCTGGACCCCCTATATCAAGTTTTCTGGAGGAATCATGGGATGTCCGTGCACAAATTGCGGTGAATCTGATCACACTTGCTCATCAACTTTCATCTGCCCTTGATGATTGGGCCTTGTATATAGCTGATCCAGCACCAGGAAACTTTGGTGTGTCAGACTCAGGAAAAGTCACCCTTCTTGACTTGGAACATCTTGTTGTAGTGGATTTGAGTGAGGTACAGATGGAAG AAGCTAATGACAAACCCAAACCTAGTGACTGCAGCCAGCCAGATTGCCTGTCATTCAGCCCAAGTGACATGTGCTCAGGTGGAAGTCGGGATCATAACTACTATGCGATATGCCAAGGAGTCTTGGCAGGGTCATCAAGGAGACAAGGTCTTCTTCACAACCCACCTGTTGCCTTGAAAGCTTCACTAAATCAGCTACTGCAGGATTGTACAGCGCAAGATATGAGGAACACTAGGGAAGAAACTGCCCAAAAACTGAGTGAACTATTACAAGGATACTTATAA
- the LOC125560152 gene encoding uncharacterized protein LOC125560152 translates to MAATMFFALYLILCMIGTVPHQNLSINEMDSSSPKRPRQHQFGLFCTVFKPLPVLLRLVPSGFHRSTRSLTKISKHGYTSLAIPGHDPPIDVTIFMDISINPGPEIHLDYSSRPAMDLHTASYTKTTPTFSRESLYSIRRQMRTRNLFLKPVNISLFCTLKHLGIFRFRGKRAGKRKRSEANLQLELQLHVNTAISSDPGRNHSIVYGTKLCENNSQHLPVLITTRHDYSTSANTHNARNSSNLLKINTGKITPDSAPRLHLATWNIRAMNRKAASICVLVISKRIDVLALVETWLTAENNSKSTVVEDTSTRLPVPNCSDPTVADVINTLRDFDFIHLPRAGRGGGIGFFLRKALNVKPNTSTVFKALEYVDLSITASSSSMRLVTVYRPSPSKVNKLTTRMFFDDFSVLLEHLAMDPGKLIITGDFNFHIEDPGDADAVRLLDMLDAAGFEQKVVGLTHRKDHTLDLVVVRDGDLSVRGRPEIVAFPNSVSDHSAIICDVDMPKPCASKKILHRRPLRKINFDSWCNDIRDSAIYSSAPSDDSDCNVLCDQYNTVLNHFIEKHAPVRTFSVTLRPYSPWYDDSLRLLKRQKRKAERRYVSSRLEIHRQMYEEKCRAYSTALNVAKRNFYKDQISGSNQTQLFRLIDGLFRVKPVPLLPSYESPTALAEDFILFFTTKIQHLKDNLRSSPLLTMEMSVTPAQPQCVASFPEFSAVSVSYIRDILQQSKPKSCILDPVPTSVLKQSIDVIAPAITSIVNASLSSGVFPTSLKGGVINPSIKKQSLDREVYPNYRPITNVAFLSKTLERVAANQTMNYLIPNGLLAKLQSAYRPFHSTETALLRVFNDILTAIDCQQGVVLVLLDLSAAFDTIEHSALLSRMQHRYGINEIALQWFKSYLTGRTQQVLIDGVLSSSQPLRYGVP, encoded by the coding sequence ATGGCGGCCACGATGTTTTTTGCTCTGTATTTAATTTTGTGTATGATCGGTACTGTTCCTCATCAAAATCTCTCAATCAATgaaatggattcgtcttcgccGAAACGCCCAAGGCAACACCAGTTCGGGCTTTTTTGCACTGTTTTCAAGCCTTTGCCAGTCTTATTGCGCTTGGTGCCATCAGGGTTTCACCGATCGACGCGTTCCCTCACCAAGATATCAAAACATGGCTACACATCCCTAGCAATCCCAGGACATGATCCTCCGATTGATGTTACAATATTTATGGACATTTCTATAAACCCTGGCCCAGAAATTCACTTAGATTATTCTTCGAGACCTGCTATGGATTTGCATACAGCTTCGTACACTAAAACAACACCAACATTCTCTCGTGAGTCCCTCTATAGTATTCGCCGCCAAATGAGAACAAGGAATCTGTTTCTGAAACCTGTTAATATCTCATTATTTTGCACACTAAAGCACCTGGGTATATTCAGATTCAGAGGGAAAAGAGCTGGAAAGAGGAAGAGATCTGAAGCTAATTTACAACTTGAGTTGCAACTTCATGTCAACACCGCGATCTCAAGTGATCCTGGCCGCAACCATTCTATTGTTTATGGAACTAAGCTTTGCGAGAACAATAGCCAACACCTACCTGTGTTAATCACCACACGCCATGATTATTCGACCAGCGCCAACACTCATAATGCCAGGAACTCATCTAAtctcttaaaaataaatactggaaAAATTACACCGGACAGTGCGCCTCGATTACACTTAGCTACTTGGAATATTCGTGCCATGAACAGGAAAGCTGCATCTATCTGTGTTCTTGTCATATCCAAAAGAATTGATGTCTTAGCCCTTGTTGAGACCTGGCTGACTGCTGAAAACAACTCTAAGTCTACCGTGGTTGAAGACACAAGCACACGGTTGCCTGTTCCTAACTGCTCAGATCCCACTGTTGCCGATGTAATAAACACTCTACGGGACTTCGACTTTATTCACCTACCGCGTGCTGGACGAGGTGGCGGCATTGGTTTCTTTCTTAGAAAGGCTTTAAATGTTAAACCTAATACGTCGACTGTCTTTAAGGCTCTGGAATATGTTGATCTCTCTATCACTGCATCGAGCTCATCAATGCGTCTAGTCACCGTTTATAGACCTTCACCGTCTAAAGTAAACAAGCTTACTACTCGAATGTTCTTTGATGATTTCTCTGTTCTTCTTGAACACCTTGCAATGGATCCTGGGAAATTAATTATAACAGGTGACTTTAATTTTCACATTGAAGACCCTGGTGACGCTGATGCTGTCAGACTGTTGGATATGCTCGATGCAGCTGGATTCGAGCAAAAGGTAGTAGGTCTTACGCACAGAAAAGACCACACCCTTGACCTAGTTGTTGTGCGGGACGGCGACTTGTCAGTGCGCGGACGTCCTGAAATCGTTGCATTCCCTAACTCTGTATCTGACCATAGTGCCATTATTTGTGATGTTGACATGCCAAAGCCATGTGCCTCCAAGAAAATACTGCATCGGCGTCCGTTACGGAAAATTAATTTCGACTCTTGGTGCAATGACATCAGGGATTCCGCCATCTACAGTTCTGCTCCGAGTGATGACTCTGACTGCAACGTCTTATGTGATCAGTATAACACTGTGCTAAACCACTTCATCGAGAAACATGCTCCTGTTCGCACTTTTTCAGTTACACTGCGACCCTATTCACCTTGGTATGATGATAGTCTTAGGTTATTGAAAAGACAGAAACGCAAAGCAGAACGGAGATACGTTTCATCGAGATTAGAAATCCACCGCCAGATGTACGAAGAGAAGTGTAGAGCTTACAGCACTGCACTGAATGTAGCTAAGCGGAACTTCTACAAGGATCAAATATCTGGTTCCAATCAGACGCAGTTATTTCGTTTAATTGATGGCCTTTTCAGGGTGAAGCCGGTTCCGTTGCTACCATCATATGAATCACCTACAGCTCTTGCAGAAGATTTCATCTTATTTTTCACTACCAAGATTCAGCATTTAAAGGACAACCTACGATCATCGCCCCTGTTAACGATGGAGATGTCAGTGACGCCAGCTCAACCACAATGTGTGGCGTCATTCCCTGAGTTCTCTGCTGTATCAGTGAGTTATATACGTGATATTTTACAACAATCCAAGCCTAAATCGTGCATATTAGATCCTGTGCCGACAAGTGTACTAAAACAATCCATTGATGTTATTGCCCCGGCCATCACTTCCATTGTCAACGCATCTTTGTCATCTGGTGTTTTCCCTACCTCTCTCAAGGGTGGAGTGATCAACCCTTCCATTAAGAAGCAGAGTCTTGACCGCGAAGTATATCCAAACTACCGACCGATTACAAACGTTGCCTTCCTATCAAAAACACTTGAACGTGTCGCTGCTAACCAGACGATGAACTATCTTATCCCCAACGGCTTACTGGCTAAATTACAATCTGCTTACCGCCCCTTCCACAGCACAgagactgctcttcttcgcgtCTTTAATGACATTCTGACCGCTATTGACTGCCAACAGGGAGTAGTACTTGTTCTCCTTGACCTGTCGGCTGCGTTTGACACTATAGAACACTCGGCTCTGTTGTCGCGTATGCAACATCGTTATGGAATTAATGAGATAGCACTCCAGTGGTTCAAATCATATCTAACTGGCAGAACTCAACAAGTCCTTATAGATGGTGTTCTATCCTCCAGCCAACCACTGCGTTATGGCGTTCCTTAG
- the LOC5517930 gene encoding tetratricopeptide repeat protein 19, mitochondrial, whose protein sequence is MRFLTGQVISNCSRCVGCLFSRAVGIQGPALRNSTRKCFSLLSPRKTFVGRNTSFYRVEITKAWLSQNAVTNVKARIPDELWALLIIGGGGVAVFTFVLYKKKQVADMKSTLKIKLAEAKQLLDSEEKDEAYVLLKDILNMIHLDIAEKRKKNQPPTHKALRFVLDKSANLASELEKWEEAEHLYRLTIQEYLSSGMDTDDDAVIEVSLKMSQACEQQNKLELALEGYKWCAGKAEEKVTGADEASDNSKALLGVCLDGLGTFLLTHGHAEQATEVFEHALEIAEEVLGPSDDQTLVVMNNLAKAYAECGKYELAEGVARKTIALAEKTEHSFLAVFMSNYGNILMERGKIKKAKRALIKALKLAEEAKDEEARSMIQTNMMKLDISF, encoded by the exons ATGAGATTTCTGACAGGGCAGGTTATTTCAAACTGTTCGCGGTGCGTTGGGTGTTTGTTCAGTCGAGCTGTTGGTATACAAGGACCAGCACTTCGAAACAGTACCCGaaaatgtttttctcttctaagCCCTCGTAAAACCTTCGTTGGGAGAAATACAAGTTTTTATCGAGTTGAGATCACAAAAGCGTGGCTCTCGCAAAATGCTGTTACAAATGTAAAAGCACGTATTCCGGATGAGCTCTGGGCTCTGTTGATCATCG gtggtggaggtgtTGCAGTATTTACATTTGTTCTTTATAAGAAGAAACAAGTTGCTGACATGAAATCGACTTTAAAGATAAAGCTAGCAGAAGCAAAG CAACTACTGGACAGTGAGGAGAAAGATGAGGCATATGTACTACTAAAAGACATTCTGAATATGATTCATCTTGATATAGCTGAAAAAAGGAAGAAGAATCAACCCCCGACACACAAAGCCTTGAGATTTGTGTTAGATAAG TCAGCAAATCTTGCTAGTGAACTTGAGAAGTGGGAAGAG GCAGAGCATTTGTACCGGTTGACAATACAGGAGTACCTCTCCTCTGGCATGGacact GATGATGATGCTGTAATTGAAGTTTCCTTGAAGATGTCTCAGGCCTGTGAGCAACAAAACAA GTTGGAGCTTGCTCTGGAAGGTTATAAGTGGTGTGccgggaaagcagaagaaaaagTCACTGGTGCAGATGAAGCATCTGACAACAG TAAAGCGTTACTTGGGGTGTGTCTGGATGGGCTTGGCACATTTCTACTAACCCATGGACATGCCGAACAGGCAACAGAGGTATTCGAACACGCCCTGGAAATAGCAGAGGAAGTGCTGGGACCATCAGATGACCAG ACCCTCGTAGTTATGAATAACCTTGCGAAAGCGTACGCAGAGTGTGGGAAATACGAACTAGCTGAGGGTGTAGCGAGGAAGACCATCGCGTTAGCCGAGAAAACTGAACACTCGTTCCTTGCCGTGTTCATGTCAAACTACGGCAACATCTTGATGGAAAGAG GCAAAATTAAGAAGGCCAAGCGAGCTCTAATCAAGGCACTTAAGTTAGCGGAAGAAGCCAAAGACGAAGAAGCGCGTAGCATGATCCAAACAAACATGATGAAGCTTGACATCAGTTTCTAG
- the LOC116601522 gene encoding uncharacterized protein LOC116601522: MSSNANQSVSVTDHKRFKKLWIKKPSDQEDEPDQQAQAPVIPDSCLYGSDIYLPDDRPLPDLLNAIPEDDLPVCRPFSECNEDIPEASVVLDAIIRAQNTRPQVVHKKWTPDEVKIFETKYNTLVSYREKKFALIARGLPNKSIGDCVEFYYLYKNVLQFKHAERERKRKEKERREAIARSYEPCTSRLRSGRPCSSRAVTFKDPRGVGVAKASSTVTNGAEKTPRDAPSIPSTPSKEIPAVSPQDVLPVRPVSPIIDVEELTSESPLVLLQGVSMQACEARATGRKRKLATSVDDTNAHQPKKAKGIADQTPSKQHVDVKQRLVGQKRKRVDDDCKAAATKIKVISQDSGSTTLRRLQRKREIYQAEVCTASVLKTRGGRCVKVPRKLSI; this comes from the exons ATGTCTTCAAACGCGAACCAATCTGTCAG TGTGACTGATCACAAGAGATTCAAAAAGCTTTGGATCAAAAAGCCTTCTGACCAAGAGGATGAGCCAGATCAACAG GCCCAAGCACCAGTTATCCCGGACAGCTGCTTGTATGGCAGTGATATTTACCTCCCTGACGACCGACCTCTGCCTGATCTCCTCAACGCAATTCCAG AGGATGACTTGCCTGTGTGTCGGCCTTTCTCTGAGTGCAATGAGGACATCCCAGAAG CCTCGGTGGTACTCGACGCCATTATACGTGCACAAAACACTCGGCCTCAAGTGGTTCATAAAAAATGGACCCCGGATGAAGTCAAAATCTTTGAGACCAA GTACAACACTTTGGTCAGCTATCGGGAGAAAAAGTTCGCCTTGATTGCCAGAGGTCTTCCGAACAAG AGTATTGGTGACTGCGTCGAGTTTTATTACCTCTACAAGAACGTCTTGCAATTCAAACATGCCGAG AGAGAACGCAAACGTAAGGAAAAGGAGAGGCGTGAAGCGATCGCGCGATCGTATGAGCCTTGCACCAGCCGCCTGCGATCGGGGCGACCATGCTCGTCTCGTGCAGTTACCTTTAAAGACCCGCGGGGTGTGGGCGTAGCTAAG GCGTCCTCAACAGTAACAAATGGAGCTGAGAAAACCCCACGCGACGCACCTAGCATTCCGTCGACTCCGAGTAAAGAGATACCGGCAGTGTCACCCCAAGATGTGCTACCTGTCAGGCCAGTGAGCCCTATAATAGATGTGGAGGAATTGACAAGTGAATCGCCACTTGTGTTGCTACAAGGCGTCAGCATGCAAGCCTGCGAAGCGCGAGCTACTGGCAGGAAGAGAAAGCTTGCCACGAGTGTGGATGACACAAATGCACATCAGCCAAAGAAGGCAAAAGGTATTGCTGACCAAACACCATCGAAACAGCACGTGGACGTTAAGCAGCGCCTCGTTGGGCAGAAAAGAAAGCGCGTGGACGACGACTGTAAAGCTGCTGCGACGAAGATTAAAGTCATCAGTCAGGATAGTGGGTCAACCACCTTGAGACGCCTTCAACGTAAACGAGAGATTTACCAGGCTGAGGTGTGCACAGCGAGCGTGCTGAAGACGCGAGGAGGACGATGCGTAAAGGTCCCACGGAAATTGAGCATTTGA
- the LOC5517868 gene encoding divergent protein kinase domain 2A isoform X2 produces MHFGGILRKRRYICRLVLLLIVIISFSDLLLWLSYQDGRAIKWDFSSQHKLTFQEIGLNKCPACFGINLSICHKLLGGGVTVKSNTPWSEERIKGVSYGLWGAVKQRVVLKTLGTSSELTAFDNEICRGVGKDSNCKISQEAWDSDVLVPKPPLQDAVRKYFDCPSTRFLEKIESVYGQETPGQLSLVETIHLITGLHLNPELLLLQIFRQEEGWPFPRFYGVCGRIMVVEDSGPPISSFLEESWDVRAQIAVNLITLAHQLSSALDDWALYIADPAPGNFGVSDSGKVTLLDLEHLVVVDLSEKLMTNPNLVTAASQIACHSAQVTCAQVEVGIITTMRYAKESWQGHQGDKVFFTTHLLP; encoded by the exons ATGCACTTTGGCGGGATTCTCAGAAAGCGGCGGTACATTTGCCGATTAGTTCTCTTGTTGATTGTTATTATTTCGTTCTCAGATCTGTTACTATGGTTGTCGTATCAAGATGGTCGAGCGATAAAATGGGATTTTAGCTCACAACATAAACTGACATTTCAGGAGATCGGCCTAAACAAGTGTCCGGCATGTTTTGGCATCAACTTATCAATTTGTCACAAGCTACTTGGAGGGGGAGTAACTGTGAAGTCCAATACACCATGGTCTGAAGAGAGGATTAAAGGCGTCTCATACGGCTTGTGGGGTGCTGTCAAACAGAGAgttgttttgaaaactctcGGAACTTCATCTGAGCTTACTGCCTTTGACAATGAAATTTGCCGAGGTGTGGGAAAAGACTCTAACTGTAAAATAAGCCAGGAAGCGTGGGACTCGGATGTTCTTGTGCCAAAACCGCCGCTACAAGA TGCTGTAAGAAAATACTTTGATTGCCCATCAACCCGCTTCCTAGAAAAAATAGAATCTGTTTATGGCCAGGAGACACCTGGACAACTATCATTGGTTGAAACAATACATCTCATTACTGGACTTCATTTAAACCCAGAGTTGCTCTTACTTCAG ATATTCAGGCAAGAAGAAGGCTGGCCATTTCCACGATTTTATGGAGTTTGTGGTAGAATCATGGTTGTTGAGGACTCTGGACCCCCTATATCAAGTTTTCTGGAGGAATCATGGGATGTCCGTGCACAAATTGCGGTGAATCTGATCACACTTGCTCATCAACTTTCATCTGCCCTTGATGATTGGGCCTTGTATATAGCTGATCCAGCACCAGGAAACTTTGGTGTGTCAGACTCAGGAAAAGTCACCCTTCTTGACTTGGAACATCTTGTTGTAGTGGATTTGAGTGAG AAGCTAATGACAAACCCAAACCTAGTGACTGCAGCCAGCCAGATTGCCTGTCATTCAGCCCAAGTGACATGTGCTCAGGTGGAAGTCGGGATCATAACTACTATGCGATATGCCAAGGAGTCTTGGCAGGGTCATCAAGGAGACAAGGTCTTCTTCACAACCCACCTGTTGCCTTGA